AGCGGGTTTCTCGAATTTGTATTTTGGGCAAATAAGtcgtaaagaaaaaaatagaaaaaaaatcatttaagtTTAAATTTAATAATATAAGTCGCTTAGACACATGTTCGATAGCTTATCTCACGGTGTTAGGTCTCTACCTAGTTGTTTTAAATTCAGTTACGAATGCGTTAAGTAGGGCGCATCAAATAGAGTAATAGTTCGTGTAGCGTGAACGTAGGATAGGTAATGAGAGAATCTAGCGATAACAGTCTAGGTTACATAAAAACACTGAAAGAACATCAATAGGAGTATGCCAAAACCAGCATGCATCTTAACGAAACATGGGAAAATGTAAACGAAAGTTGTGCAACGCACAGATATGCAGCTATCGCCTAGTGAAGGCCTGAAACACGAAATCATTGATCAGTCCTCGATCAGTGGAAATGCGTTTTATGGCACAAAAGGAACGCGGAAAGtgaaatatttgaacaaaATGTACAGAACCACCCAAGAtctgtttaaaaaattaaaaaaacggAGAATAAAACTGAGTGATTATGGATGGAACCAAAAGAACCCGTCTTCCCAACTTTTCGAATCCGAAATCCGCCTGAAGCTTAGCTGTATCCAGATATTGACTTCGGAATTCCGCAGTATTCGCCATTGCCTTTTTGATTCAGTTGAAAAGCAGAGATCGGGGCCAGGGGCCGATGCTGTCCTCTTGATAGTACTAGGAATGGATTTGGTTTCGGAACGTGTTTTCTATAGTTTACGTTCTAaccaaaagaaataaaacggCATTCAATCAAACTTaagcaaagaaaagagaaCCACGGTGTCTTTTgtataattttgttttatttctcatCCGCCAGATCATTAATTAGCTAACGGTCACACAACACCAGCCTATACTGCTCTACCCATTCTGAACCAGAACACAGCAAGTGTGCTATACCACATATACACCATTTCATTGTATGTCTTCTTTCGCATGATTGTTCCACCTGCTGTACCAACAGCGAGTTATTCCTTAATGCTTTTGCCGATTCGGTGTGAGAATGTGTGTTTACTTCGTAATAAAGAGCCGTTGTCCCGTCTCTGCAacagcatggcagcatggtATGCTTTGGTTATGATTATAAGCTTTTCACCATCATATCGACTCCACAGGCCATTCCGTCCATCTATGCTTCTTTGAAATTGCAGTCGAGGTTTCGCGATAGGAATTTGAAACGTTGGACATGGGATTCGATCCCGCAAAATGCAaagaatgatgatgttttggaTAGAAAGTTGCATTGGAAAATATACGAAACAAACAGGTTTCCAGCTATTAAAACACAACCAGGCATGGTAACCCTAGTTACAGCAGTACAAAATGGAATGGTGCTCTTGGATGGTGATGCAGCGAGTCTACTTCGACAGCACAAATAAAGATCACGATTGGGCTGAGCTGACTACAACATCCATATGCCACATCGAATTCCGCACGATCCTCTCGCATGTTTGCTCATCTATTGCTAACAATGTACAGCCGATTCGGTTGGtagtgttctgttctgttgccCTTCCAATTTACGGTGCTGGGTTAACAAATAATTGCattgcgtgtatgtgtgtgtgtgttaagtgTGCAGAGGTGTGCACTATCAGGTCAGTGATAATTGAGCTGGTAACCTGTGGAAAAACGCGCTTTATAAAAGTGCAATTTTGCGCATGTTTTGCGTGAGGTGGTGTATGTATACGGAGGGGGGGCGGACTAGAGGCTCATGATTGCGAGTGCGTCCGTGAACGGAAGCGAAGGACCGTTAAAGTCGTTAgcaaaatgtgcaaaaaacACAAGCgctccctttcctttcgcatCGATCGGGCAAGAAAGCAACATTTGCGcccatttcctttcgttcgttcgccatcTTTCCTTatttgctgcttctcctgctcctgttgctgctgctgctgcggctgctggtaGTGCTGATTGAccgttttgtttattgttaGCTGCGTGTAAGCGTGGCGCGGCTCCTGCTTTCACCCATCCAGCATGTTAACTTACACATCTTCgggaaaatataaatataaatttacATTCATTTTACATACCTACGGTTGCCGGGTTTCGTGCAACACCGCAAGCCACACCCGTCCGTTTGCTTGCTTCCGCCGTGATAGGTTTTGGgtgtatttttgtgtttttttcctccattatcgggaagtttttttttgtttgatgttttgttcatttttttttattatttccattATTTTCTCCCTGTTCATCTTTCATTCGCTCCTGCTGTTCGCTTGTTAGTTGGTTTACCTTAACGCTAGGAGTTTCTATAAGATTAGAATCACATTTAACTTATATGTTTAgttgttttttcccctctcATCCTTCTCTCTATTAGTTCTACCATCTCGTTGCACcttcgctcgttctctctctctttctctttctgtttacTATTTCTCGGTGGTCCGAGGTGGTTTTGATCTTGCTTTCACATTACGTTTACACCCTATGCGGAATACTTTAATGCTGTATATTCTTTACATAACTCCACGGAACCGTGCTGTTGCGTGAGAATGGACTGTTCCGATATTATTGTTTCTTCCTGCTGTTAGCTTGATTTGCTTTCACACAtttctgccatttttttcccACCCGTTTCACACCGAAAGCGTTCGAGTTTAGCACACAATACAGCATCGCACGATACTGCAACTACCTGCCAGGCTTTATATACACAACGCACATCCGGCAGCGGAACACATTTACAACCCGTGTGTCTCGCTTTCGCATCCGTTTCCGTGCGTGTCGATTTGCGATCCGCCATCCGCAACGAAAACATGAAGTTATGTTTAAGACACGAGATATGTGTGAGGAAGAAGGTAAGGTAAGCAACAGATCGATGGAGTGACCGGCTCATAGTGAGGAGCACGAATCATCCCACGTACACACAtgcactttctctctcacacacacacgcgcacagacATACGCATAATAggcaaagtaaaaaaaaacagtagaTCTAAAACGTAAAAATCGCAGAAACTGGCTACTTCGTGGCCTCCTTCGTATGAGctctttcttttcaaaaatataTGCCCATAAAATACACATCCATTTCACTGTCtcttctatctctttctctccctctctttcgctctctctctctctctctttctctctctctctctatctctctctctaccattttctctttttctagtGATATGATGTCACAGGTCGTACATACGGCTTATCATCCACACCAGGATCAGTTCGATCtcgcgaatgtgtgtgtgtgtgtgtgtgtgtgtgtgtgtgtgtgtgtgtgtgtgtgtgtgtgtgtgtgtatgtgtgtgtgacgcttCCACGTGTCATCCAAGCAGACTTCCAAGCGATCAAAACTCATATAAAACAGGTTTATCTTACAGGTTAACCTGGCTTGTGAgaggggaagaaggaaggagggaaacaCCACCTTTCGTTTCTACTATCGGgcttcgctcgatcgatcccagtcacacacacacgtacacacatacacacacacacacaccatcagtAGGTGATCGCGAGTATTACTACACATTCACGTTCGAGAGGAAgcaacattttccacattccgCGGGACGTATGATCGCTTCCGATCGTACGACCGGCAGGGGGACAGCAGTTTGTTCTAATTGGCacttgttaaaaaaaatgtgaatcccaaaaaccacacaccaggcgcctccattcgtcgttcgaccgaccaccaccgggcgcctccattcgcggagcagcaagaagaaaaaagatcaAACTCCACAATTTCACCATCGGTCGATGGAATTGATACGATCGTGACGCAAGAGAGCGAAGCCAGGTCCAAGGTCCAGAAGGTGTCTGGATTGGCCCAACGGTGGCCATTCTATCCGTGCCGACTGTCCGTCGCTGGCCAATAGTTATAAAAGCATTGTTATCTATCGCTGACAAGATTCTCGACATCCGAAACCATCACCTCGAGGTCGGAAGGCAGCGGTTCGTCAaggggtttgctgctgcgtgtggcCGCCGCCAGGGCAGCACCGGCGGAGACGGGCCACTCGAACGGACGCTGAGCTTTCGAGTTGCTATCCGGGTCCGCACAGGAGGAGGTGTGTGGTCGTCGATCATCACATCGCCAGCCGATACCTGGAGCTACCGGGGGCGCCACACCACCATATTGCTGTTGTGGTAATGGATTCGTTTTGACATTCAGAGACGTTTGACGTGCCAAGTGGGGCAttccatggcctgctgctgccaatgctgctgttgctttacTTCCCGCCCCTACACTACTACggcgctgatggtgatggggctgatggtggtgtgtgttaccgttcgacgaggacgaggaaccCGTACTACCGAGCGTTCCATTGTTGCCACTCgttggctgctgttgatggctaTTGCCAGCACCGCcatgatgttggtgatgatgatggtgatggtgatggttatGCTGGTTGTTGCTATGGCGACCGTTGCCTGCTGTGCTCGGTCCACCGTTTGAGGCCGATCGTGATAGTTTCATGGCTGTCGACGGTGGCGTAAGCTGCGTGACACTGTTCCGCCGACTACCGTACCCCGATCCCGGTGCACCATCCTGTAGCAGGAACTGGCTAGAGGAGCCGTGCCGCTTGAGCGAATGCAAATTCGAAGCCGATCCGGACTGACGTCGGTTAAGGTTCGTGGTGCTCGCACGTTTCTTCTCAGCGAAGCTGTTCCGcttactactgctaccaccaccaccaccaccgtgtagCGGTTTGCAGAGGTTCGAGGTGCTGGATCGTATCAGACACTCGGTACTATCACCGGCGAACGATCGGATGGCGTTTACCGGCCCTTGCTGCTGCGAGCTACTATGAATACTGGAGCGGCGTTGTTTGTCGCGCTCGCGActattgctattgctattgtagtggtggtggtggtgctgggtcGGCACtggaccaccgaccaccggttgCGTGGCACTCTTggcgagaccaccaccaccaccaccaccaccgttcgttgGCAGGTGCGCTCCGCTCGCACTGCGATTGATGCGGAACGTGGCCGTGTTgatggaagatgatgatggcacagGTGGAtacggggtggtggttgttgttccatccatcggcatcggctgcTCCCCGTTCGACCGTTCGATCGTGTCCGTGTCCCCGAGCCCGAACGTAACATTCTCGTACGTGTGcgattcaccaccaccatcaccatcggaatcggaatcggaatggtGACCACCGGCGGACCGACGATTGAGCGTCTCGTAGTTTGGTTCCACTGCTAGCGGACCACCTCCactgctgccgatgatcgGGATCTTCTCTTCGGCACCGGGCCCAAACGAACGCACCAAGATGGCTGATCGTTTGGAtcgtggttgcggttgctcATCACCATTGCTGCCGATCATCAACGCACCGATACGTTTCCGATCACCGAGTGCGCGTGATTTGCgtttgccaccaccagctgccgctgctagtGCGCCTCCCCCGGGGACTACGTGCGTCTTTACGGCTGCTCCGACCGCCGATGGGTCCGTTTTCGAGAGCTTCAAACTGAACTTGAACGGTGGCTTGTAGACGACCTGTAACCGTACCTTCTCGTTCAGGTTGCCTACGGATTTCGTTTTCACGCGCGTTTTCTTCGGTGAACGGgcgggtggtgtggtggtggtggtcaaggGCGTCGGTTGTGCCTGCGTCTGCGTTAGATGGTCCGGCGTCGATTGGCTCTTGCTCATCAGGTTCGGTACCGGTACGGCCGATTGCGCGTACTGGGACGATgaagcaccggcaccggcaccggcattggCCACGATCGGTGATTCCAGTAACCAACGGTGCACCTTGCCGAAGGTGTTGCTGTGATTGTGCGCATCGGTTGCGTTGCGCGCCGAGTAATCGATCACCTCTTTATGCTTCGATTTgggtttcttgtgttttttcgGCTGCTTTATGGCCacctgctgctccttcaccGGGGACTCGTCGGATGGACCGCCACCGGCAGCGTTCGCTGCGCTcgatcgtttctttttcttcttgatcAGCTTCTTCGGACTGTCGCCACCGACGATGGCGGCCgcggtcgtcgtggtggtacGGCCAACGTGCCGTTTCACCTGCTTAATGACTATGGTGGCTGGATTGACGCCGGCACTGGCCACTGCTGCGGCTGTCGCGCTTCGCTGATCCTTCGAAGTGGACGGTAGcacggcgctggtggtggttgttgttgtggtcgcTCCTCCGCCCGCACTGACTACCATCAGTTGCTTCGGTTGTTGCGCGATggccattgctgttgctgctgccgctgctgccccACCACCGTTGGCTTTGCCCTTGCCGCTGTTTGCGTTCGCAGTGAGCGCCTTCGATGTCGGTGGTTTCGTCCGTTCGCCCCGGACCTTCTTTTTCAGTGGCACCTTCGTGCGGACGGCCGTGTGCACTATTAcgccgttgttgtcgtccgGCAGGCGGACTGTTTCCGTCGTCGCGCtgtggatgatggtgaccgTTTTCAGCTTTAGATTCGTCCGCTTGCCCAACAGTTTCGCGCTCAGCACCTGGGAAGAGAGGAAAGAATCGTGTTAGCACGGAATGAATGAACGAGAGTGATCGTGATGGCATCGTTTCTAAAAGGCGAGCGATAATGGAACTCGAATGGAGCGCAACACACTTCTTAATTAACCTTCGTTAGCGATACAGTCAGTGGACAATGAAACTAGCACCATTTACGCCGGAATCTACTCAAACGTGGACCATTGTTGTCATCCGggaataaagagagagaggaaggaacacaaaacaaggggaagagagagatagattcCTCACAATATCGCTCTACATCCAGCGGAATGTCCTTCCAGTGGCGCACATTATGACGTATTTTCTGTCCCCAAAAAATGGTGGCGATGGGATTGGAATCGAACGGTTATtgaacattttgttttgcccATTTGCTGTCGCTGGCATTCCCGGTGCGCATGGCCATTGCCACCGTCCCCGTACTTACCAGCAGGACGAGAATAATGGTGACGATCAGTGCGACCGTGTACCAGTTGCTGTAGATCCACTTCTTGAAGCTCGCGATGCTCTCCTCCGAGAGGAGCAGCTTACGCAACGTCGCCAGTGGTCCCGAGGGGTCCACCTCTCGGCACTTTTGCGCCACATCGCAGTAACCGTTGTAATCGTTACACGGTGTGCCCGGTTTGGCGTACATGTCCGGTACATCGAACGGTGGATCGTTCCAATCGAACGAACTTAGACAGGGTTTGTCTTCGCCCGGTTGCTTGCAGCACAGCTCGCACGCCTTGATGGCCGGATCGGCCGGACCGACGCTACACTGGCACGACTCAAGACCGTACGCAAGGCAGATCGAGCCGGTACATTCGCCCATGTAGCACACGTACTCTTTGTTGCAGATCGTCTTGTTCGGTTTGTTGATCGACGGTGGGCAGACGGGCATCGTACCGTCACAGTACGCCGGATCGCGGCATCCATTATCATCCCGGCACTTGTCACCGTACTTGAGCGTACACTCGAGCGTACAGCAAGGACCCTGCGATGGGCTGCATTGGGCCCTAGGGAGgacacaaagaaaaaaaaaccaaacgttAGTGATCGAACTTCGAAAACAGTAGGCGCTGGTGCTTGCTGGTGCCACGCTTACTTTGGTGTCAGTGTACACGGTTTCTGATCGAAGCGGGGATGCCGGGACATCGGGTAGCAACAGGAATCCTTACAATCCTCCTCCCAGCCACAATCGCACTGCTCTCCGGGCTCCACCACACCGTTGCCACAGATGGCCTCTTGGGGTTCTGTAAAGACGAACGTCCAAACGTCACTAATACGTTGCGAAATCCGACCGGAATCATCCGGTTGACGGTTCACTTACCGGTGAAGCAGCCCTTGGCACTGCGGGCCTTCGCGTTCAGCACCGGTTCGATGGCTTTCAGGGAGCACGGACTgaaccggttgttgttgcgtttgtcGCCCGACGTGGCACGGGCAAACATGATGAAGTTACCATCCTCGCCGCCCGGTGTACACTGTTCGGGatcgtgctgtgtgtgtgagagagaaagagagagggagaatgagaaagagaggcaggGGAGCAGCCAAGAAGAGGGTAAGTGAGTGTTTGGAAGGGTGAAATATGGCCATTTCTCGCTCTAATAGCTGTAATTATGCGAGCCCGAAGGAAATTAATCAACCACAATTACGCTCCATCATTCCGTTCCACCGTTCCAGCGTCCAACGAGACCTCAACGAGCAgggaaggaagcggaagggTGTTTTGCCGCTTCCGGCAAACGCTCTCCGGTCGTTCGGGCCACAGATTGTTAACGTTCACGGTATGCATTTGTTGGGGGCAAAAGGGGCATTGTgatctgtgtgtttgtttgcgcaCATCGCCATGCGGCCCGTCATTACGCTGCTATTGTTTTTGTGCGAATTCTTGGTCCAACGAATGAGATTTGGTATTCCGAGTTCTGCGCTGACATTAGGGCATGGTAGGTAGTATGACGATTGCGGTTTTTGCTAACAATTTCCCCGGCAAAGATCAGCCAAGAGCTTTATATAATTGGCGGGcctaaaaaccaaacaaatacAGATTAGCCTTGCTATAAAGGTGTGCTCTTTGCACCAAAGACGGAGTTTAACAGCATTTgttaaacagcagcaacagttttttttcttttaaaacaaTGATAACGTAGGAGAtatgaatgaaaaaatatcTTATTTAAAAACGCACGGACGTAAATGTCGTCAGCCAGAACAAATACATATCAAAAGAACATTGGTTGTATTCGTGTTGAAACATAGATAAAATAGTTTTTATCATTTAGATATCGTTTTAGTCGATTATATAATCTGTCGTTTTGTTACTGATAGCTTATTTGTTTCGAGCTATAAGTCTAACGCACAAGGAAACCACTACTTCAGGGCGCTTACGAAAGATGATCAAATAACTTTGGattgaatttctttttctaaaCATATCAAAAGATTACCATTTTTACACATTAGCTTCTTAATTCATGAGGTTCTTAATAGATAAACAATTGATTCcccgaaaaaatggaaaaaaatcgtGATTTTTTCCTCTGGCAACAAATGCTACTTGTCGGTAAGTGATAAAGATTAATGGAAGTATTGAAGTAAGTGCTATGAAAGGTTCAGTTTGATTTTTGGCACGATCTAACCAGCATCCATTACCAGAAGGACGAGATCAAAAGAGATCTATAGTATTGTATAAGTAgtatcttcttttttatgatgAGTCGATGGAACCAACtgagcaagaaaaaaaatggaaaaaaataatcTTATTATCTTATCTTATAAATGTTTTTTAAGCAAACCGAAACAGTCTCCTTTTGGACAAAACAAGATAATTCGATTGAATTGATGTGTGTAAAAATATTCATATCAAAACTGTTCCAATTAATGAGCTGATTCTATTAATTAGTGACAGACGCCCCGATTTCTTCCATGTTTTCCATACAACCTCAACACAataaaaatatacaaatcttCATTTATACGTTCTCTTAGTCACCTGACTTCAGTTCTCCGAGTATGGTACCGAGAGCCTCGAAAGAAGTGTAATTTTTGCCAGCGCGTCCCCGATGCCTGGACATGACGAAACTGAGCGACGAACTAAGCCAGCAAACGAATTTTaaggaagggttttttttccacgcCGATGCATTCAAGGTCATTCACTTATGGTTGATATACCCAACGAAGCCAAAAATCGAGCTAAACTTACTCCTAAATGtgataaataaaaccaacaaaatccTACATTTCACGCGCTTCCGTGCTTCATCTAAaccgcacacaaacaacagtTAAATGCTTCCGGCagtcgctggctggcgaacTGGCAGCACGTTCCCCACTcctcttccctctttcttGTTCTCTTTCACTGTCTGTCCACTGGCTTTGCGGCAGCGGTTGACGGGAGGGATGTGATGTGGTGTTTGTGCAAGAACTTAAAACACATGTCCTCCGCGAGCTGTTTGACTTTTGGGAGAGCGAAAAACAACTTCTAAAGCTAATCTTGGCAATCtacaccttcacacacacacatacagagacacATACAAGCCTGGGGTTGGGAATGGGAAGTGATAAGCTGGACGTActggtagccagccagctctgcCCTAAATTGGAAGCACTTGTTTGCGTTCAGCCCACTTCAAACGCGTACAAGAAGAACTACGAGTGCAATTTGTTACTCCTCCTTGGAATGGACATGGATTCCCCCACCatccaccttccttcctccctcaaGCAGTCCCTTCACTCTCGGACTTCGGTTTCGTTGCGATTACTTTCCTGCTCCACCGCAGCATCGCTGCTACCCGAAATGCtccaaaatgaaacaatcccTCACCGACGCCGCCGTCTCCATCGCCCAGCCGGGATCCTTCGATCCCACATCCCCTGGCCGGCACGGCCTTTCTCTTGTTAccgccccctcctcctcctcctcctcctcctcctcctcctcctcctcctcctcctcctcctcctcctccttctcgattGTGTATCTTGCCAAGTAAACTTTTCAGCTTTCCCTAATGACCGGGACCAACTGGACGCCTCTGCTCGTTTGCGCCACCTAGCCCTGCTTGCTGGCCAGCGGATCGACTTGCCTTTACCGAGCGATTAATTGAGACTAATAAATTTTCTGTTCCGTATTTATTTTCCACTCGACCGTCGTTCTCGAGccagcaccatcgtcatcaacgtcaccatcatcatcatcatcgtcatgctAAAGAAGGCCACAGTTTGGAGAAGAACGCGATCTTCATTTGCTGGTTTATCTTACGGACCGGAGATAGACCAGTAACCATCAACCggtccggtaccggtaccggtgccggtggccaggagcagcagcaacagcagcaacagcagcagcatgaatcGCAGCACCTGTTATTTATTACAAAATTTGAAAGAAGAGATCCCACAatggccagcgccagcgccagcggtaGACAAGAGCTAAATCGAGGGATTATTAATCTATTAATTATTCCCGCTTAAGAGGGTGGTGTGTGATTGCAGGCATAGCGGGCGGAGTGTGGGGCACATGCCGTCTAAAAAGAAGCTTGagcttatcagcagcagtgataCATTTGCAACGAGCCGGTGTTTCTTATGCAACCAACATAAATGAGCATTGGCCAAGGTCTGTGTAACTGTCTGTGGAGTTAGTGACCGTAtacatcatcgtcgtgatgGTGCTGCCACTGTATGTGTGGTATTTGTATCCCTTTATGATGAGCAAGAAATATGAACCTCCTCAAATCGCCGACCGTGGCCAGCTGGGCACTGACGTGttcgtcgttcgctcgcccgctTCAGACTGTGAAGTTTTAGAATCCAGTGTTGCGCTGATGGAGCTAAGATAGATAAATAACACTCCTGAGAGCTAGGcaggagggaaagagaaacagcGAGAGATGATCAGCCGGAAGATATCCTTGGGCGGCTGATGCCGTTGGTTGGAAACGGTTGGAAGATACGGAAGAGCTTACAGagtttgctgctactaccgctaACTATctgcggtggccaccactaAATCATGCGCAAACTTccggttttgtttgctctgcagagacagcagcagcagccaacagaaAATGCTCCAGAGATTTTGGAGCACTTTGGAGTGGTAGTTTGGAGAACTAGTGGCGCGAGGCTGTACATGAAGAATAGAATGAATGGTACATCATTCGACAAGAAGGCAGGCATGCTGGATCCAACCAGGAACCGAGGGCACTTCGGggtccctccctcctttcagTCGAATTATGTGGCTTTAATTATGCGGTTTACTCCAGAGCTGTAAGCAGCGTTGCATAAATTCTTCGTTTGCACCAGAAGATCCGTCTAATGCACATGTGTACAAAAGGAAGACATAATTGGCAGGACGGGGAATTGACTTCTCTGCACACAGTTCTGCGAGGGAACATCCCGTTACAGCCGTAGTATGAAACATTCTTTTCATAAACTTAAGATGCACGAGGTGAGATGCTGCTCATAAGTTGGTTTGAAAAGAGAAATCTCAAAAGAAGCAACGCACAGAGAGGGAATTCACTGTACCGGAGGTTTTATGTGCAGCTACTTAGATACCAACCGAATTGGGTGGCTAGAGGTGATCTTCGAAACGGGGTCATTAGGGAATGCAGGtcaacaagctgctgctgcagttgacATTGTGTGTCGTTCAAATTAAACTCTAGAATAGCCCGGGGTTGGTGGTTTTCGCGGACAAATACCGTGCTCCGTGAAAGCTATCCCCCGAAGGTGGCACTCCGACAGGTGCCCCTTAACCTTCGCGAGAATGTACGTCAACCTGTCCGAGGCATTCGTCGGCAAGCAAGAGCAAGTGAATGAAGTGCCGTGGCGTACGTgccgctgcttgctgctgctgttatagGACTGCATATGGCCAACCATCTGGAACGGCACCGGATTCAAAAGAACCGAGGTGTAGGATAAGAGTATCCCAAAACAATCCCATTATGTAGGAATATACAACAAGAACCATGGTGCATGACATCGTACCTTCGTACCACGAAGAGCGCCAAAGTCCGGCAAACATTGCATACTCTTTAGCCGCAACCCCGCCTTGGCAACATTTGGATTCATTTCTCCAGTTGCGTTGTTGATCGCTTTGTCGTTGTACCGTTGTACATTCGTACCGAGTGTGGAAAGCGCGGGATGACACTTTCAATTCATATACCTCACCGACTGACTCCGAGCTAACCACTCACATGTCCTACTGTGGGCTTCTTCCGTAGTCGGTCCCCGGGAAGATGAATATTAAAAATTCCATTGAAAACCGCGCGTTAAATGAAATCTTTTGCCACGCGACGGGGTACGCGACGAGGTGcttgtggccaccgccatcagCACGCAGAGTTGTGTTTagctgaaacacacacacatttgaaatgaaactaaGGGACGCATCTGGCGTTGGCAATCACATTGAAAGCTAAAAAGTGGGAGCGCATGTCCTTTATGCAAGGCGGccaaagtgaaacgaaaaacaacgtTGGACGCAGCAAGCAACGGTTTGTCAATGAAGAAGGACGCCTACTGTTTGCCAATGTGTCTGGCGCCGTTTGTTGTCGAGCCGAATTATAATTTGTAGCCAACAACCGGACGCTGGTAAAGGCGAAAAGGAGCAAACCCCCCCCTGGCCGGCGACCCAAAAAAATTGTGGCGTACTCGATAACATCCGGGAAGCAAGCAACCCAACATAAGAGACTAGCCTACGCtgaggtctgctgctgctgctgctgcttcttctttctgccTCAGTTCGTATGGCAAGTTGTTGTGTTTGGGGAAGTTTGTACAAGCAAATCTTGATTACACTTGGATTGGACCACAGCGGAACACAGGCCCATTATTTCCGTGTCAATAAATCCTGTTtccgctcatcatcatccctcgccgtcgtcctcACGACCCCGAGGGTGTCGGTTCCTTCTTCtatggtttcgttttcggttgaaAGAAGGGGAACTTTACGCTTTGCAGAACAGCCTACAGCAACACTTCAAGATGGCGAAGAGACGA
The sequence above is a segment of the Anopheles darlingi chromosome 2, idAnoDarlMG_H_01, whole genome shotgun sequence genome. Coding sequences within it:
- the LOC125949229 gene encoding uncharacterized protein LOC125949229, which codes for MIMNRIIFGVFLILTCRPPSPAPSAYPAGPHAGPTHATHLLAELLHDAGLLAAGTGHGWRGAGIQTVQASPLAQAPSPSVASGGSDSINPFIRYWEPARFDRGQLDLAHQHHEQHRRRRRSINYEHGSSGYGPANVVRLNFRAHDREFRLVLREDPRSVFARDVEIENTEGPMDFDVSRIYTGTVEGDESSHVHGVLTSDNLFDGTVVTNLEQYYIEPAARYSPDLERRHGVHTVIYKLSDVKIHQNHHGHHRVPSPMPTVDSSSRSSSSNSVRPSSTSGTGAAAAAPSVATSGDHLLNLVKNQSSARIQFNQKSDDGHVPEQRDDPDTQRMTMRATTTTSRKTRRKRWLPEEVIQESRNPSLPLDLEVPYNNDYTIVRSHAGKTLGSSGTIGGTGGAAPASNNGFPTRTTINRTVNRGIIGGTGGGGGGFGAPPSVNPPSTIPTTQNNRKKHFLFNTYNPHGSGSTIITGGGMIAGGGAEQFPWTRTTVNLTGSSSSSTSHNKDHYVEIITKNGSTRKNVPISDPTDVMINGNINLNVRNDLHDHHQHQQQQLHQQQQQQQQQQQQQKSFANTMYDRKSTCMLYLQADHTFFQKMGSDETSIEAITRHVQRANYIYSKTDFNGDGKPDNITFMIKRIKVHNLNAVKDPSYRFPGSYGVEKFLELFSEEDYDAFCLAYMFTYRDFEMGTLGLAWTGDLKNAGGVCEKNGHYRGSLKSLNTGIVTLLNYGKHVPPAVSHVTLAHEIGHNFGSPHDPEQCTPGGEDGNFIMFARATSGDKRNNNRFSPCSLKAIEPVLNAKARSAKGCFTEPQEAICGNGVVEPGEQCDCGWEEDCKDSCCYPMSRHPRFDQKPCTLTPKAQCSPSQGPCCTLECTLKYGDKCRDDNGCRDPAYCDGTMPVCPPSINKPNKTICNKEYVCYMGECTGSICLAYGLESCQCSVGPADPAIKACELCCKQPGEDKPCLSSFDWNDPPFDVPDMYAKPGTPCNDYNGYCDVAQKCREVDPSGPLATLRKLLLSEESIASFKKWIYSNWYTVALIVTIILVLLVLSAKLLGKRTNLKLKTVTIIHSATTETVRLPDDNNGVIVHTAVRTKVPLKKKVRGERTKPPTSKALTANANSGKGKANGGGAAAAAATAMAIAQQPKQLMVVSAGGGATTTTTTTSAVLPSTSKDQRSATAAAVASAGVNPATIVIKQVKRHVGRTTTTTAAAIVGGDSPKKLIKKKKKRSSAANAAGGGPSDESPVKEQQVAIKQPKKHKKPKSKHKEVIDYSARNATDAHNHSNTFGKVHRWLLESPIVANAGAGAGASSSQYAQSAVPVPNLMSKSQSTPDHLTQTQAQPTPLTTTTTPPARSPKKTRVKTKSVGNLNEKVRLQVVYKPPFKFSLKLSKTDPSAVGAAVKTHVVPGGGALAAAAGGGKRKSRALGDRKRIGALMIGSNGDEQPQPRSKRSAILVRSFGPGAEEKIPIIGSSGGGPLAVEPNYETLNRRSAGGHHSDSDSDGDGGGESHTYENVTFGLGDTDTIERSNGEQPMPMDGTTTTTPYPPVPSSSSINTATFRINRSASGAHLPTNGGGGGGGGLAKSATQPVVGGPVPTQHHHHHYNSNSNSRERDKQRRSSIHSSSQQQGPVNAIRSFAGDSTECLIRSSTSNLCKPLHGGGGGGSSSKRNSFAEKKRASTTNLNRRQSGSASNLHSLKRHGSSSQFLLQDGAPGSGYGSRRNSVTQLTPPSTAMKLSRSASNGGPSTAGNGRHSNNQHNHHHHHHHHQHHGGAGNSHQQQPTSGNNGTLGSTGSSSSSNGNTHHHQPHHHQRRSSVGAGSKATAALAAAGHGMPHLARQTSLNVKTNPLPQQQYGGVAPPVAPGIGWRCDDRRPHTSSCADPDSNSKAQRPFEWPVSAGAALAAATRSSKPLDEPLPSDLEVMVSDVENLVSDR